A single genomic interval of Hoplias malabaricus isolate fHopMal1 chromosome 7, fHopMal1.hap1, whole genome shotgun sequence harbors:
- the LOC136702029 gene encoding solute carrier family 22 member 3-like, producing MLQHRGCSAAMILLQVLSLLGHVNKTNRSHSSGNHCPNKDIEQRSHCVYQRTLKDDNADSTIGFFMDLIRTTNMRKQTLILSFNWFTSAVVYQGLIMCLGILGGNVYLDFLISGIVEFPAAFLILFTIERIGRRLPFSAANIVSGAACLITAFIPESVLWLKTTVACIGRMGITMAFEMVVFVNTELYPTFIRAITKIFFIFRISIVCYIVSLRRQNATSAVFKVKQKIGMDRLLILGVPDVYLNVVYRI from the exons ATGTTGCAGCACCGAGGGTGCAGCGCTGCGATGATCTTGCTGCAGGTCCTGAGTCTTTTAGGCCATGTCAATAAAACAAATAGGTCTCACTCATCAGGCAATCATTGTCCTAACAAGGACATAGAGCAGAGGTCACACTGTGTTTACCAGAGG ACGCTGAAGGATGATAATGCAGACTCTACTATTGGCTTCTTCATGGACTTGATCAGAACCACCAACATGAGGAAGCAAACCCTCATCCTCAGCTTCAACTG GTTCACTAGCGCGGTGGTCTATCAGGGTCTGATTATGTGTTTAGGAATACTGGGAGGAAATGTCTACCTTGACTTCCTCATCTCTGGAATAGTGGAGTTTCCTGCTGCTTTCCTCATTCTCTTCACCATCGAGCGCATTGGCAGACGCCTTCCGTTCTCAGCGGCCAACATAGTGTCCGGAGCCGCCTGCCTTATAACTGCCTTCATCCCTGAGA GTGTCTTATGGTTGAAAACCACAGTGGCGTGTATTGGCCGAATGGGCATCACTATGGCCTTTgaaatggtggtgtttgtgaatACTGAACTGTACCCCACCTTCATCAG ggccattacaaaaattttcttcatcttcaggatatcaatagtctgttatattgtgtctttg cggcgacagaatgcaactagtgcagtatttaaggtgaaacagaaaattGGAATggatcgattgctcatccttggtgtcccggatgtgtatctgaacgtcgtctaccgaatttga